The Sediminispirochaeta smaragdinae DSM 11293 genome has a segment encoding these proteins:
- a CDS encoding ATP-dependent helicase, translating to MSEGDVPAYLDALNRAQQEAVLYEGPSLLILAGAGSGKTRVITSKIAYMIDRLGYDPYSILAVTFTNKAAGEMRQRVAAMVPDGAKVMIRTFHSFGAWLCRRHAKLLDLDPNFTIYDDEDSLTLLHALEEGKKRRELAPYAHLISRAKDYALSPDDELESLSRDPDFPRLYHSYEERLREMGNVDFGDLILLPVRLLQGFPEVRDRFHGRFRVILVDEYQDSNVAQYHLLRELAGPDTAVCVVGDDDQSIYRFRGAEVKNIVTFPDTFPGTKVIRLEENYRSTGRILQAASEVVSNNRSRLGKTLRPTKGEGVKVRLCFLSDQNDEAEYCAGLLSDGNLNDTAILYRTNAQSAAFETCFLRRGIPYKVVGALRFYEREEIKDALALLALLQNPKDEVAFRRIVNKPTRGIGSKSVAKLCDHGGRFCSGDLLAACAQADTLLSGKGARGAGEFFAVMEEIGRLVEHSDLAQALQEALSLSGLLDYYYHRMQDEIAMSQKSENLQQLVAAAAEYPSGREGLSAFLEDLELDRSRLGGQDPSDENGVTLITMHNTKGLEFDRVIITGMEEGLFPGRGADDEDELEEERRIFYVSITRARYELYLTGCRRRTIWGRTEMRLPSRFLRELPKEVIEEERGFENLSAASGALSTRDYWLETASFGSGTEHGEDVEDYQGFPPGTMVYHDDYGRGQVTAAVMRDGELVVTVRFETGREAEFLPRYSGLERIGDEW from the coding sequence ATGAGTGAAGGGGATGTTCCTGCCTACCTTGATGCGCTGAACCGGGCTCAGCAAGAGGCTGTCCTGTATGAAGGGCCCTCTCTTTTGATTCTTGCCGGTGCCGGATCGGGAAAAACCAGGGTGATCACCTCGAAAATCGCCTACATGATCGATCGCCTCGGTTACGATCCCTATTCCATCCTTGCGGTTACCTTTACCAATAAGGCGGCAGGGGAGATGCGCCAGAGGGTTGCCGCAATGGTTCCCGACGGTGCCAAGGTAATGATCCGCACCTTCCACTCCTTCGGTGCCTGGCTTTGCCGCAGGCATGCCAAACTTCTGGACCTTGATCCCAATTTTACCATCTACGACGACGAAGACAGCCTTACCCTGCTCCATGCTTTGGAAGAGGGGAAGAAACGACGGGAGCTTGCTCCCTATGCCCATCTTATAAGCCGTGCCAAGGACTATGCCCTGTCTCCCGATGATGAACTTGAATCCCTTAGCCGAGATCCCGATTTTCCTCGTCTCTATCACAGCTACGAAGAACGGCTTCGGGAGATGGGAAATGTTGATTTTGGGGATCTTATTCTTCTTCCTGTGAGGCTTTTGCAGGGGTTTCCCGAGGTGCGGGATCGCTTTCACGGGCGGTTTCGGGTCATCCTTGTCGATGAATATCAGGATTCCAACGTTGCCCAGTACCATTTGCTGAGGGAATTGGCAGGACCGGACACCGCGGTCTGTGTGGTCGGCGATGATGATCAGTCCATTTATCGATTTCGAGGGGCAGAGGTAAAGAATATCGTTACCTTTCCCGATACCTTCCCAGGCACAAAGGTGATCCGGCTCGAGGAGAACTACCGTTCTACCGGAAGGATCCTCCAGGCCGCTTCGGAGGTGGTCTCCAATAATCGAAGTAGGCTGGGCAAAACCCTTCGGCCGACAAAGGGGGAAGGGGTTAAGGTTCGCCTCTGCTTTCTTTCCGATCAAAATGACGAAGCCGAGTATTGTGCAGGCTTGCTTTCCGATGGAAATCTCAACGATACGGCCATCCTCTACCGGACCAATGCCCAGTCGGCCGCCTTTGAGACCTGTTTTCTCCGTCGGGGAATTCCCTACAAGGTGGTAGGAGCCCTGCGCTTTTATGAGCGTGAAGAGATCAAGGATGCTCTCGCCCTGCTTGCCCTGTTGCAGAATCCGAAGGATGAGGTCGCCTTTCGACGTATCGTCAATAAGCCGACCAGGGGAATCGGGTCAAAGTCGGTGGCAAAGCTGTGTGACCATGGAGGACGGTTCTGTTCGGGGGATCTTCTGGCCGCCTGTGCGCAGGCGGATACCCTCCTTTCCGGCAAAGGTGCCCGCGGGGCCGGAGAGTTTTTTGCCGTCATGGAGGAAATCGGACGGCTCGTCGAACACTCCGATCTTGCCCAGGCACTGCAGGAGGCCCTCAGCCTCTCCGGACTCCTCGATTATTATTATCATCGGATGCAGGATGAGATCGCCATGAGCCAGAAGAGTGAAAACCTCCAGCAGCTGGTGGCTGCCGCGGCGGAATACCCCTCAGGCAGAGAGGGCTTGTCCGCCTTTCTTGAGGATCTTGAACTGGACCGTTCCCGTTTGGGTGGTCAGGACCCATCGGATGAGAATGGAGTAACCCTTATCACCATGCACAACACAAAGGGGCTCGAATTCGATCGGGTCATCATTACGGGTATGGAGGAGGGGCTTTTCCCAGGCAGGGGGGCAGACGATGAAGACGAGCTTGAAGAAGAGCGGCGTATCTTTTATGTCAGCATTACCAGGGCAAGGTATGAACTCTATCTCACCGGCTGCCGACGCCGTACCATCTGGGGGCGGACCGAAATGAGGCTTCCCTCGCGGTTTCTACGCGAATTGCCGAAAGAGGTCATAGAAGAGGAACGCGGTTTTGAGAATCTCTCGGCCGCCTCCGGGGCCCTGTCGACCAGGGATTACTGGCTGGAGACGGCCTCTTTCGGCTCCGGAACCGAACATGGGGAAGATGTGGAAGATTACCAAGGCTTTCCCCCCGGAACCATGGTATACCACGATGATTACGGCAGGGGCCAGGTGACTGCCGCCGTGATGCGGGATGGGGAACTTGTTGTGACGGTCCGTTTTGAGACGGGGAGGGAGGCTGAGTTTTTGCCCCGATATAGCGGATTGGAGAGGATCGGCGATGAGTGGTGA
- the rpsI gene encoding 30S ribosomal protein S9: protein MVKNLSLGTGRRKTAVARVYLREGSGAVSVNGKSVDDYFNNPSFVYVVRQPLAVTDSEGKFDIVINVKGGGPSGQAGACRHGLARALVEYDAGNLTSLRANGFLTRDPRMVERKKYGQRGARRRFQFSKR, encoded by the coding sequence GTGGTAAAGAATCTTTCATTAGGAACAGGTAGAAGAAAAACAGCGGTAGCCAGGGTTTACCTTAGGGAAGGTAGTGGAGCCGTATCCGTGAACGGAAAGAGTGTTGATGATTATTTCAATAATCCCTCTTTTGTCTATGTGGTCAGACAACCCCTTGCAGTGACCGATAGTGAAGGTAAATTCGACATTGTTATCAATGTTAAGGGCGGTGGACCCTCTGGCCAGGCCGGAGCGTGTCGCCATGGCCTTGCCAGAGCCCTTGTAGAATACGATGCAGGAAATCTGACTTCACTCCGGGCAAACGGTTTTCTTACCAGAGATCCCCGAATGGTGGAACGGAAGAAATACGGTCAGCGCGGAGCACGGAGAAGATTCCAGTTCTCCAAACGGTAA
- the rplM gene encoding 50S ribosomal protein L13: MKTIMKKSGDQETKWYVVDAEGKRLGRVAEKVARVLRGKNKPEFLYHQDTGDYVIILNAAKADLSGNKRNAKFYYRHSGYPGGLTMESYDKMVQRKPTFPMEHAIKGMLPKGPLGRELFRHVKVYAGADHPHTAQKPETLEI; the protein is encoded by the coding sequence ATGAAGACGATCATGAAGAAAAGCGGCGACCAGGAGACAAAATGGTATGTGGTCGACGCCGAAGGCAAGCGCCTTGGCCGAGTTGCCGAGAAGGTTGCTAGGGTTCTGCGTGGGAAGAACAAACCGGAATTCCTGTATCACCAGGATACAGGTGATTATGTCATAATTCTCAATGCGGCAAAGGCCGATTTGAGTGGAAACAAAAGAAACGCGAAATTCTATTACCGGCACTCCGGTTATCCCGGCGGTCTCACAATGGAAAGCTACGATAAGATGGTCCAGCGTAAGCCAACCTTTCCTATGGAGCATGCGATCAAGGGGATGCTTCCCAAAGGTCCTCTCGGAAGAGAGCTTTTTCGTCACGTAAAGGTCTATGCTGGAGCGGATCATCCCCATACGGCGCAGAAGCCCGAGACCCTTGAAATCTAA
- the rimO gene encoding 30S ribosomal protein S12 methylthiotransferase RimO: MTHKRYYIEKLGCAKNQVDAEIIAARLDDAGWQYVEDAGAADLIIINSCGFIEAARQEAVNVTLSARADYPKARILFAGCMAQRYGARLLEEMTEIDGVFGNFAVDDITDILEPLFEDKRPVLLPEETKLACNRNRLFSFPGSSYLRISEGCNHFCSYCAIPLIRGSLRSVPMEQVVKEADRLIRNGVKEINLVAQDLAAYGTDQGTASLFPELLRRLSSLEGDFWLRMLYIHPDHFPKEIFPILQADSRILPYFDIPLQHAHPKILSSMGRRGDAEGYLALIREIRSALPDATIRSTFLLGYPGEGGKEAAALESFIAEARLDWAGFFLFSREEGTKAALLRGPLMQRLAMPAAERRLRRLQKLQESISMERAALRVGIETKVLIEEPVKEEDVALGRAWFQAPEVDGATVVSAPALKAGDWMTCRIVRSNGFDLEAVCV; encoded by the coding sequence ATGACGCATAAACGCTACTATATAGAAAAACTCGGCTGTGCCAAGAACCAGGTTGATGCCGAAATAATCGCCGCAAGGCTTGACGATGCAGGCTGGCAATACGTAGAGGATGCCGGAGCGGCAGATCTCATCATCATAAACAGCTGTGGTTTTATCGAAGCTGCACGGCAGGAGGCGGTTAATGTGACCCTTTCCGCCCGAGCCGACTATCCGAAGGCTCGAATTCTTTTTGCCGGTTGTATGGCGCAACGTTATGGGGCCCGACTCCTTGAAGAGATGACCGAGATCGACGGGGTTTTCGGGAATTTCGCCGTCGATGATATCACGGATATTCTTGAACCGCTTTTTGAGGATAAACGGCCGGTACTCTTGCCTGAGGAGACAAAACTCGCCTGCAACAGGAATCGGCTTTTTTCCTTTCCCGGCAGCTCTTACTTGAGAATTTCCGAAGGCTGCAATCACTTTTGTTCCTACTGTGCCATTCCCCTCATTCGCGGCTCGCTTCGCAGTGTGCCGATGGAACAGGTCGTGAAAGAGGCCGATCGGCTTATCAGGAACGGTGTGAAAGAGATCAATCTCGTGGCCCAGGATCTTGCCGCCTACGGGACGGACCAGGGAACAGCTTCCCTGTTTCCCGAGCTTCTGAGACGCCTCTCCTCCCTGGAGGGGGATTTTTGGCTTCGCATGCTGTACATACATCCCGATCATTTCCCAAAAGAAATTTTCCCCATTCTGCAGGCCGATTCCCGGATTCTTCCCTATTTCGATATTCCCCTTCAACATGCGCATCCTAAAATTCTCTCGAGCATGGGGCGCCGGGGAGATGCAGAAGGCTATCTTGCCTTGATCAGGGAGATCCGTTCTGCACTTCCCGATGCCACAATACGATCCACCTTTCTTCTCGGCTATCCGGGAGAAGGGGGGAAGGAAGCCGCCGCTTTGGAGTCCTTTATCGCCGAAGCACGGCTCGACTGGGCCGGTTTTTTCCTGTTTAGCCGTGAAGAGGGCACAAAAGCCGCTCTGTTGCGTGGGCCGCTGATGCAGCGTCTTGCCATGCCGGCAGCCGAAAGACGCCTTCGGCGCCTTCAGAAACTTCAGGAATCCATCAGCATGGAACGGGCCGCATTGCGGGTCGGCATCGAGACAAAGGTCTTGATTGAAGAGCCTGTTAAAGAAGAGGATGTAGCCCTTGGCCGGGCGTGGTTCCAGGCCCCTGAGGTGGATGGGGCTACGGTCGTTTCCGCTCCCGCTCTTAAGGCCGGCGATTGGATGACCTGTCGAATTGTACGAAGCAACGGATTTGATCTGGAGGCTGTCTGTGTATGA
- a CDS encoding regulatory protein RecX: MEIGEELFYAIEEQSRMLSAWTKALDLVGRREHSAFELRGKLSRRGFSDQVIHTVIARLEELHLLDDKRFSEMWVGSRMRRHPEGRVKLLAGLASKGVDRTIARTVVDTLLGPEEETAALEEAARKLFRKDGVSRKSMAASLARKGFSRSKVMRTVEKFFGPSEGLH, translated from the coding sequence ATGGAAATCGGCGAAGAGTTGTTCTATGCTATTGAAGAGCAGTCTCGTATGCTTTCGGCATGGACCAAGGCCCTTGATCTTGTCGGGAGACGGGAACATAGCGCTTTCGAACTTCGTGGAAAGCTTTCGCGTCGCGGTTTTTCCGACCAAGTGATTCATACGGTGATAGCTCGCTTGGAGGAACTTCACCTTCTCGACGATAAGCGATTTTCCGAGATGTGGGTGGGATCGAGAATGCGCCGACATCCTGAAGGTAGAGTGAAGTTGTTGGCGGGGTTGGCGTCGAAAGGGGTTGATCGGACCATTGCCCGAACGGTTGTCGATACCCTTTTAGGACCTGAAGAGGAAACAGCGGCTCTTGAAGAAGCCGCCCGAAAACTGTTTCGCAAAGATGGTGTTTCGCGGAAGTCCATGGCGGCATCTCTGGCACGAAAGGGATTTTCCCGATCGAAGGTTATGCGGACTGTTGAGAAGTTTTTTGGTCCCTCGGAAGGTTTGCATTGA
- a CDS encoding LolA family protein codes for MNQQTTRLFRAFSLIVFVFLSAALSAQEILTAERFFNTVSDAYGEVDDYEALITINHGDTTMEGVCYYKSPNLLRINFTEPKDQTIVVDGEKMSLYLPRQNVVLRQQLKRHSQVALASMASSQGLALLKRGYSIAFLDGPDPVPLDEGSDLLVRNLNLHWRSTDEGFRQIIISVDEDLRIRRMKGITADYESFQFDFNAVDVNQGIPDARFQYDEPASAYVIENFLFEPEE; via the coding sequence ATGAACCAGCAAACAACTCGCCTGTTTCGGGCTTTTTCTCTTATCGTCTTTGTATTTCTTTCTGCCGCTTTGTCGGCTCAGGAAATCCTTACGGCCGAGCGTTTTTTCAACACGGTTTCCGATGCCTATGGAGAGGTTGATGATTATGAGGCCTTGATTACCATCAACCATGGTGATACCACAATGGAAGGGGTTTGTTATTATAAATCCCCCAATCTCCTGCGGATCAATTTTACCGAACCGAAGGATCAGACTATTGTCGTTGACGGTGAAAAGATGAGTCTTTACCTCCCGAGGCAGAATGTGGTACTCCGACAGCAGCTCAAACGCCATAGCCAGGTAGCCTTGGCCTCAATGGCCAGTAGTCAGGGCTTGGCTCTGCTCAAACGGGGATATAGTATCGCCTTTCTTGATGGTCCCGATCCTGTTCCTTTGGACGAAGGTTCCGATCTGTTGGTCCGTAATCTCAACCTTCATTGGCGGAGTACCGACGAGGGGTTTCGCCAGATCATCATTTCTGTGGATGAGGACTTGCGAATTCGGCGTATGAAAGGGATTACCGCCGATTACGAATCGTTTCAGTTCGATTTTAATGCTGTCGATGTAAACCAAGGGATACCCGATGCGCGCTTTCAGTATGATGAGCCCGCTTCTGCGTATGTCATTGAAAATTTTCTGTTTGAACCGGAAGAATAA
- a CDS encoding ferredoxin, protein MKYRIEIDKDVCIACGLCEHQFPNYFTIGRSHAEYLGSQPLTVEDEVTAERLDRLGQECPTSALLIVSSSSTVLR, encoded by the coding sequence ATGAAGTATCGTATAGAAATTGATAAGGATGTATGCATCGCCTGTGGCCTTTGCGAGCATCAGTTCCCCAATTATTTTACAATCGGCCGCAGCCATGCCGAGTATCTGGGATCTCAACCCCTTACCGTTGAGGACGAGGTGACGGCAGAGCGTTTGGATCGTCTTGGACAAGAATGTCCGACATCGGCGCTTCTTATCGTCTCCTCTTCTTCCACAGTGCTGCGATAA
- a CDS encoding helix-turn-helix domain-containing protein, whose product MESIGVKLRQTREERGYSIEQVARDTNIARRYIDALENEDFSVFPGEPYIVGFLRNYADYLGLESEELVGLYRNLKLQEQPAPMEQLLDRKRKIPVLPAVIVLVVLALIAAGVYLIGFSGMLGKEKSGTAGDEAAAAAAPVSPDEQIEHFPLEEEILEKRFSVNDVVFVSLENGDVPITITSVDQTVEMRTAAGDLEFSMDEDRQVDIDGDGEADLRIFVNDILVSDKSAVIRFDRFLKRPLEGGGEGLEETDSTPAVGESSVASRRLEPVTITTASRPNPFQVELSFRGYCLFRYLSDSSQREERYFHKDELFRIDVDREIRLWVSNAGLVTAKITGKEMDLGGAGEVSTKLVRWERSESGNYELKLIPVY is encoded by the coding sequence ATGGAGTCGATTGGAGTCAAATTGCGGCAGACCCGTGAAGAGCGGGGGTATTCGATTGAACAGGTTGCCAGGGACACCAACATTGCTCGACGATATATTGACGCCCTTGAAAATGAGGATTTTTCCGTATTTCCGGGAGAACCCTATATCGTCGGATTTCTCAGAAACTATGCCGATTATCTCGGCCTTGAAAGTGAAGAGTTGGTTGGGCTGTACAGAAATCTTAAGCTCCAGGAGCAGCCTGCGCCCATGGAGCAACTTCTCGACCGAAAGCGAAAAATACCTGTCTTGCCTGCGGTAATCGTTCTTGTCGTTCTTGCTCTTATCGCGGCAGGTGTTTATCTTATCGGTTTTTCAGGAATGCTGGGAAAAGAAAAAAGTGGCACTGCCGGCGATGAGGCAGCAGCTGCCGCGGCTCCCGTATCCCCTGATGAGCAGATCGAGCACTTTCCTCTGGAAGAAGAGATCTTGGAAAAGCGCTTTTCCGTCAACGATGTTGTTTTTGTCTCTCTGGAAAACGGGGATGTTCCAATTACCATAACCTCCGTCGACCAGACGGTTGAAATGCGGACGGCCGCCGGTGATCTTGAGTTCTCCATGGATGAGGATCGGCAGGTGGATATCGACGGCGATGGTGAGGCCGATCTGAGAATTTTCGTGAACGATATTCTTGTTTCCGATAAAAGCGCTGTGATTCGTTTCGACCGTTTCCTCAAGCGTCCGCTGGAGGGGGGCGGTGAAGGTCTTGAAGAGACCGATTCCACCCCGGCTGTAGGGGAAAGCAGTGTCGCTTCTCGTCGTTTGGAGCCTGTTACCATTACCACGGCTTCTCGTCCTAATCCTTTTCAGGTAGAGCTTTCTTTTCGTGGTTATTGCCTTTTTCGCTATCTTTCCGATTCCTCTCAACGTGAGGAACGTTATTTCCACAAAGACGAACTTTTCCGGATCGATGTTGATCGGGAGATTCGGCTTTGGGTTTCCAACGCGGGATTGGTCACTGCAAAGATTACCGGAAAGGAAATGGATCTTGGTGGGGCTGGCGAGGTTTCGACCAAATTGGTCAGATGGGAGCGAAGTGAATCAGGGAATTACGAATTGAAGTTGATACCCGTCTATTGA
- a CDS encoding aminotransferase class III-fold pyridoxal phosphate-dependent enzyme has protein sequence MSGDLGYDALPPIRRARGYRLYDAEGRRFFDMYLDGGSAILGHRPEHMLRSLKSSAAKGLWAAFPGKDLPRLKKAIARLCVPISGMAGKRGYKAPPSVHLFRNRERLLAFCASAKLVDPMTLSVAECRSAVERGALLLWRPFASDFWERLLGDESLEMPEDLRIVPVIPVPGDFAPWALFSLRRIEETPSCDYGNEDPISASVAALTATAVHDLLRKVEEPGPLWPSFAEEAVSSLLWKRIGPYLVWKLDRDSYALFRASALKRRIVLPPSPDVPAIIPFSATEGEVQSFLRIEEEFHGNL, from the coding sequence ATGAGTGGTGACCTCGGATATGATGCGCTGCCCCCCATCCGGAGGGCCAGAGGCTACCGTCTCTACGATGCAGAGGGAAGGCGTTTCTTCGATATGTATCTTGACGGCGGCTCTGCCATTCTCGGACACCGCCCCGAACACATGCTTCGGAGCCTGAAGTCTTCGGCTGCAAAGGGCCTCTGGGCCGCGTTTCCCGGTAAGGACCTCCCCAGGCTTAAAAAAGCGATTGCCAGGCTTTGTGTTCCGATTTCGGGCATGGCCGGCAAACGGGGGTATAAAGCTCCTCCTTCCGTCCATCTTTTCAGAAACAGGGAGCGCCTGCTTGCCTTTTGTGCATCGGCGAAGCTTGTTGACCCAATGACCCTTTCCGTTGCCGAATGCCGCTCTGCGGTGGAGCGCGGCGCTCTTTTGTTATGGCGTCCCTTTGCTTCGGACTTCTGGGAACGACTGCTGGGTGATGAATCTCTCGAGATGCCGGAGGATCTGCGGATTGTTCCTGTGATCCCTGTTCCGGGGGATTTTGCTCCCTGGGCCCTTTTCTCCCTGAGGCGCATCGAGGAAACACCTTCCTGTGATTATGGCAATGAAGACCCTATTTCTGCTTCTGTTGCCGCGCTTACCGCAACGGCAGTACACGATTTGCTGCGCAAGGTGGAAGAGCCCGGACCCCTTTGGCCTTCCTTTGCCGAAGAGGCTGTCTCGTCGTTGCTTTGGAAAAGGATCGGACCCTATCTCGTTTGGAAGCTGGATAGAGATTCCTATGCTCTATTTCGTGCGTCGGCCCTGAAAAGGAGGATCGTTCTACCTCCTTCACCGGATGTTCCTGCGATCATCCCTTTCTCTGCCACCGAGGGTGAGGTACAATCCTTTTTGCGGATAGAGGAGGAATTCCATGGAAACCTATGA